The genomic region TTGCCGTGTTGCGCAGCCTGGGCGATTCGCCAGAGGCGGGCGAGCGGGTCACGCAACTGGCCGAACGCATCGGCCTGTCCCAGCCGACCACCCATCGGCTGCTGCGCAGCCTGATGGACGAGGGCATGGTCGAACAGGATGCGCGCAGCAAGCGTTATCGCCTGAGTCTGGAGTTCTTCGCCCTGGCGGCCCGGGCCGGGCGCAGCGGTAATCTGCGCGAGCTGGTGCGCCCGGCGTTGTTGCGGCTGTCGGCTTCGCTTGGCGATTCGCTGTTCCTGCTGGCGCGCAGCGGTTTTGATGCGATCTGCCTGGATCGCAGCGAGGGGCCGTTCCCGATCCGTACTTTCACCGGTGATATCGGTGGCCGCGTGGCTTTGGGCGTGGGGCAGGGGAGTCTGGCGATCCTGGCGTTCCTGCCGGAAGACGAGCGGGAAACGGTGATTCGCTACAACCTGCCACGGCTGCGGGACTTTCACCTGTACGACGAGGTGTTCCTGCGCTCGGAAGTCGAGAACGTGCGTCAGCTCGGTTATGCCGGGCGCAACACCGGGGTGTTGCAGGGCATGGCGGGGTTGGCGGTGCCGATCCTCGACCGCGATGGTCGAGCGGTCGCGGCGTTGAGCGTGGCGACCATCACCGATCGCCTCGGTCCGGACCGTTTGCCCACGGTGGTGGAGTTGCTCAAGCGCGAAGCTGCGGCAATCGGCCCACGGATCAATCCGTTCGATCCGCTGCTGCGGCGGCCTTCGCAGATCTTTGGCGAATAGCGGCTACGGCTAGAACGGCGTGGTCTGCTG from Pseudomonas asplenii harbors:
- a CDS encoding IclR family transcriptional regulator, which produces MNSTERNEKSNEVGVSAVSRLFAVLRSLGDSPEAGERVTQLAERIGLSQPTTHRLLRSLMDEGMVEQDARSKRYRLSLEFFALAARAGRSGNLRELVRPALLRLSASLGDSLFLLARSGFDAICLDRSEGPFPIRTFTGDIGGRVALGVGQGSLAILAFLPEDERETVIRYNLPRLRDFHLYDEVFLRSEVENVRQLGYAGRNTGVLQGMAGLAVPILDRDGRAVAALSVATITDRLGPDRLPTVVELLKREAAAIGPRINPFDPLLRRPSQIFGE